In Flavobacterium hankyongi, the genomic window TTGTTTTCACGAAAACGGTCATAATAATCTGTAGGAACATCAAGCTCTTCTTTTGTGAAAATTTCACGCTTGATTAATTCTAAAAAACAGCGAGTAGTAGCTTCAACGTCGGCAGTAGCGTTGTGAGCTTCTGCAAATGGTTCCCCAAATAAATATTGATGTAACTCAGTAAGTGTAGGCAACTTATATCTTCCTCCTCTACCTCCAGGAAGTTTTAATAATTCGGCTGTAGTTTCTGTACATGTATCCAAAACGGGTAATTTGGATAAATCTGAACTGATTCCACCACGATGGAACTCACAGCCCATGATATTTACATCAAATCCAACATTTTGACCAACAATATATTTTGTTTTTGAAAGTGCAATGTTGAATTTTTCCAAAACTTCTTGCAAAGAAATTCCTTGCTCCATGGCCAATTCAGTTGAAATACCATGAATACGCTCCGCGTCATAAGGGATATTAAATCCTTCAGGCTTTACTAAATAATCTTGATGCTCTATAAGATTTCCTAATTCGTCATGTAACTGCCAAGCAATTTGAATACAACGAGGCCAGTTATCAGTATCCGTTATTGGCGCTGACCAACTGCGAGGTAAACCAGTAGTTTCGGTATCAAAGATTAAATACATTTCATTGATTTTTAAGCTTTAAGCAATGTGCTTTAAGCGAATTTAAAGTAAAAACAAAAGTACATTTTAAGAGTTTAGAAATCAAGAATTGTTGATAACAAAAAAACCACCTCGATTGAGATGGTTTTCAACAATAATATAAAAAATAGCTCTTAGTATCTTCCTCCTCTATTGTTACCTCCGCCGTAGTTTGAACTACCACCACGGTTGTTTCCATAACCTCCACCTGAACGGTTGTTATTGAAACTTCTTCTTTCGCCTTCTGGTTTTGGCTCCGATTTGTTTACCACAATCGTACGACCTTCAACAGTAGCACCATTTAATTCCTGGATTGCTTTTAAAGCCTCTTCATCGTTTGTCATTTCAACGAATCCGAAACCTTTACTACGACCTGTAAATTTATCAGTAATAATTTTTACTGATTCTACAGCACCATACACTCCAAAAGAATCTCTTAAGTCTGCCTCATCAATTGAAAATGGAAGACTTCCTACAAAAATATTCATATATAAATTTTATAATTTGGACAAAGGTAGACTATTAAAATGGTAATCAATTC contains:
- a CDS encoding RNA recognition motif domain-containing protein, giving the protein MNIFVGSLPFSIDEADLRDSFGVYGAVESVKIITDKFTGRSKGFGFVEMTNDEEALKAIQELNGATVEGRTIVVNKSEPKPEGERRSFNNNRSGGGYGNNRGGSSNYGGGNNRGGRY